CTATGAATGCATGGTAGACCTCCTTGGCCGTGCGGGGCTGCTGGCAAGGGCAGAAGAACTAATCCTTTCAATGACAGAACAACCTAACTCGATTATCTGGTAACAGGAGGGtcgacaatttttttttaagaataataaattaaaaaaattatcattctgactagaaatttttttaaaaaaatcaatgaataataGTGAAGTTTTGACTCAGTAAAATCTGAGTCAACCACGGACTAATCAAGTCTATAGTTTCAAACATCAATGATTAATGATTTGGAGTGGAAAagaaacatttataaaaaaaaatttataaaatggaCATAGAAATAGAAATTTATAGTTGTGTTTacttatgaaaaaaatagttttttaatttttttttaaataaaaagctcaAGAAATGCATTATTAActagaaatgaaaattatttcctTAAGAAGACGCATTTTCTagttcttcatttttttgtaaaaaacgaaaaatactaaaataatttttttttaaattatctagtataaaaaataaaagttttgtttgtttaactattatgataatttcttttaatattttcaatttaagtgAATAAATaccttgtttttcattttaattttttttttatttagcaaacatatttccttaatttttcataaaacaatcattttagaataaataaaaacaatgttttgaaaaataaacatgagCTATATGTTTCTAGCATTGTATTTCTCTCTATTAAGATCTTTTGTCTTGTAATAGCCTCTTATTCTCTCAACAAAGCCTTTTACTATTGAGTTAGGCATgcacttttatatatttgtaccaatatatatatttatttatttcacatATGGAGCTGcactataaaaatttatttttttattgaataaataactaattactgtttttattatacaaataaaaaaaatgaataatgaaaCTATATTAGTAGTAGCTCAAGATGGTGTTATTAaacaataacatcattttataattttgaaaccaCTAATTCAAgaggattttattaatttctttctaaACATACCAAACCAATATAAAAGatacatatttaatattattaaaaaaaaattaatcgtaattaatatgtaaaaaaataaaaaaaagtgtatatataatatttaataataattaagggaTAGGTCCAAGGGGTAACTAACAAATTATTATCTATCTACCATAAGGTATAGATAAAAACATTTTCCTATTATTTAATAATGccattattagtattatttagctctgatattttatatttcccCTCTAGATCGACAAAGGAGCTCCCTTTCTCCAATCCTCAAAGTTGCAACTCTCACCCGCAGGTGccatttctctctttcatttcctATTTCTCTTCTCGCGATCTCAGGGTTCCTCAATTTTGGTCCCCATAACGTACAAAACTCGTTcaaaattattactttttttctttcagtttattttttgggttaaaagTTACCTACGTTAGGGTTTATATCGATTCCTCTGGTCTAGTTTTGCGATCCCTTTTTGTATTTGTAATCATAATTAAGATGgcgttttattttttctcctgaTTTTGCTTCAATTTGTTGAAAGTTTGTGACTTTGAAATTCAATTGGGGTTTTAGTGAATATGGTTtcgttttgaaatttttttagtgttttgttgTTTAGGAATTGAGAAATGATGAgctaattttggattttttctattaattttaaattattgtcgGCGAACATATAGAATTGGTTTTTGGTCGATCTTTGTTTAAAGTTTGATGATTTTTAGAGTAATACAATGGAATGCTGTTAATTTCTAACTTACTGAATGCTTATGATTAAAGGCTTCTCTAATCAAATACTAGGGATTTGGTCCCTTTTGTTTTGTGATGCTTGGATGTCACTCTGTAATTACTTGTTCCTGGTGTTGATTGTTTTGTCATGGTGAATTAGTTTTGCTGCATTGGGTCAGTGTTTGTTGTTGCACAATTGTAATTCGTTACTTCATATTTTGATTCCACCTCAAGCACCTTCTTTATTTACATTAGCAGTGAGGACTGACTTGTTTATTGAATCTATGACTGTTATTACCTGTTTCTTCTGTGTATCATCGTGGAATATGTATGGATGTTCTGTTTTCATcgtttttgttgttgatttgtGATATGTCATCTTCGTGTATCTAAATGAGTTGACTATGATTGGGTGCCAGTAGTCCTTATATGTAGTCATTCCTATAATCTTTTACTTGCTATAGACATTGAATCTATAGCTTTATTATTTCTCCAaccattttaatcttttaaatttggaaATTGGTTTGCGTGTTAATTTTGCTTTATGGTTACATCAGCTTCTGTTGATACTTGACTGATTGGCTTGAGTTGATGTTACAGGGTAGGTGGAATTGTTAGAAAAATATGTCCCATTACCAAGGGGATGATGCTGAATACATGGAAGATGAATATGAAATGGAAGATGTTGATGATGACATGGATGAAGAGTTTCGTGCTAGGGAGATGGGCTCAGACTCTGACATTGATGAATATGACTACCTGGTTCGTGTTCTTTACTACATTATTTGTGTGGGCAATCCTGGACAATTTTTGCCACTGTAACTTTGGTCTGATTTAGGATTTGAAGCATTTTTGTGCTCTGCTGCAGAATAATAAAGTAGCTGATACATCTGCTGCTGATGCTAGAAATGGAAAAGACATTCAGGGAATTCCTTGGGAGAGGCTTAGCATCACTAGAGATAAATACCGGCAAACCAGGCTAGAACAATACAAGAACTATGAGAATATACCTCACTCTGGGGAAGATTCAAAAAAGGTGAATTCTTATTTCATCTCTGTTCCAAGAGTGCTCTCTGTCAGCAAGATCACTTCAACAGTTTTATACTCTCTTTTTCTTCATGCAGGATTGCAAAATTACTAAAAAGGGGGGCATGTATTATGAGTTCAGACGAAATTCCAGATCTGTCAAATCTACCATTCTTCATTTTCAGGTTAGTTGGAGAAGCCAGCTTTTTCTAGAGAAAAATGTTGTGACAATTCATGGAGTCTGGAAAGTCTGGTACATCAATAGATGTATGATTGAGTGCAGATAGGCTTGAAGTGGTTGTAATGTTTGATTGACTTGCATACATGTATCTGTGGTTTTTTCATGATGCAGTTGAGGAACTTGGTTTGGGCTACAACAAAGCATGATGTCTACCTTATGTCGCATTTCTCTGTCATTCATTGGTCTTCCTTAACTTGCAGCAAGGCTGATGTTCTTGATGTTTCTGGACATGTGGCACCAACTGAGGTCAGTTTTGGCTTTACTTCCTCTTATCTTTGTGCAGATTAGTATTCAGATTTGATTTCTTCTGTAAATTGATCAATTTGTTCTGTTTTCTAGAAACATCCTGGAAGTCTGTTGGAAGGATTCACGCAGACTCAAGTTAGTACTCTAGCAGTGAAAGATAATTTGCTAGTTGCTGGAGGGTTCCAGGGAGAGCTTATTTGCAAGGTAAGTTTAAGATATTGCTCTTGCAAGTCTTtttcttgaaagaaataaagagatttcATAAAATGGGTGACCAGTGTTGGTATATAAATGTCACTTTTATGGGGGTGTGAGCACTTTCTCAGCTTGTTTTGGTTGCTTGGAAATATAAATTGTTTCTATAATCATGTCACCTCTGAGATTTGATTTAATGATTTCTCTGGTAGTAACAAAAAAAGGCTTATTATCAAGCTTTTATTGGAATGCAGCATCTAGATCGGCCTGGAGTAAGCTTTTGTTCCAGAACAACTTATGATGATAACGCTATCACCAACGCTGTTGAGATCTATGATAGTCCGAGGTACATATTTTCCATTGTGCTGATGGTGGACTATAACATTTTTAATGCAGAAATAACCTacctttgttattttaattgccAGTGGTGCAGTGCACTTTACTGCTTCAAACAATGACTGTGGAGTTAGAGATTTTGATATGGAGAAATACCAGCTCTCAAAGCATTTTCGTTTTCCTTGGCCAGTGAACGTGAGTAACCAATATCCAGTTTGGTAATTCAACATGTTATTTCTTGTATTAGAAACCCATTAGCTACTGTGGTACTTTAAACTCTTGCACTGATGAGACCCCCCTAACATGCCATCCATAGTTTCATCTCTCTCACCATATGCAGGTGTGTATCTTGATATCTGTGGCATTTCAGATAAAAGGTTGGATTCTTCTTATAGAAAGAGGAGATCAAATCTTAGTAATGAatcaaaaatttgttttccaCGTGTGCAGATTAGTAATGCACATATAATGTCAAGTTTTCATAGTTTAAACTTTAACCGGTTCTGCAACTGTTGCTCTCTTTGGACAGTTTCAACTGTTACCATAGTGTTGCATCTTTAGCCTCCTCGTGGGTTGTTTGTTACTTGTCAGTCACTAATTGAGGAGTGACACGCAAGCATTCAGGGAATCAGTtgtctttttatattaatttggtgACATGCTAACAATTTGTTGTCTGAAGACTATCAGTCTATCACTGATAAGTGAAACAGAAGCATATTCTTTCATTGTCTTTGCAATCTTGAGTTCATTTTTCTTGATTGGATAAATACTGTTTTCTTGAGTTATGTTTTGCTGGGGAAGGCATGGTGGCCTAGTTCTTGCCTAACATGACAGTAGGGGTGGCTGAGGCCAGGTTTTTTAACTACTTGACTGGAAACATAAACATTTGATGGTTAttgcatgttttgttttttgtcatgTGTGCAGCATACTTCCCTTAGTCCTGATGGAAAGCTTCTAACAATTGTTGGCGACAACCCAGATGGTATGTTGGTGGACTCCAGTTCTGGGAAGGTACTAGTCTTTCCTTGCCATCAACTTTACAAATATGAATTTTACAAAGGAGTATATGTGATGACCTGAATTTTGAATGCTTACAGACAGTGACATCCTTGTCTGGGCATCTGGATTTCTCGTTTGCATCAGCATGGCATCCCGATGGGGTCACTTTTGCTACTGGGAACCAGGACAAAACATGCCGCATTTGGGATGTTCGGAACCTGTCCAAGTCACTTGCTGTTTTGAAGGGCAATCTCGGTGCAATTCGGTCAATTCGATACACATCTGATGGCCAATATATGGCAATGGCTGAGCCTGCAGATTTTGTGCATGTTTATGATGTGAAAAATGGGTATGAAAAGGAGCAGGAGATCGATTTCTTTGGCGAGATATCTGGTGTGTCATTCAGTCCTGACACAGAGGCTCTTTACATTGGAGTGTGGGATCGCACATACGGTAGTCTCCTTGAGTATGGCCGTTGCCGGAACTATTCATACCTTGATTCCTTTGTTTGAGTTGCTAGAAGAAATGTGTGCTGGTAtggtttttttcccttgatgCAATTGAGGAACCTAATAAAACCATATAATGTAGAAGGAGGTTTAGGTGTATATTGTATTACTATTGTGGAATTTTAGGTTCTCGTGGTTCTATTAGTCTTGGTGCCACCGTTGTTGTTGGGTTATTATAAGATGTGTAGAAAGGAGGGAATGTACAGAAGGCTAGAATGTATAATTCAATGTGAACAATTGCATGGAATTGAACTTCTGCTTCTTTAGGTAGATGAATTTTTCTATCTGCTGTCCAATGTAATCTTATTTCTCGTGATATCCAGTCTTTCTGATCTGTTTCCTTTCCAGCCCCCACCCCATTGCAATTTGCGAGGTGCAAACGAGATATCACATATTTTCCTTTTACCCTAACTTCTATCACTGGTTTTGGGCCAACCCTCTGGAAGACTCTGATTTGAATGGATAGCATCTGCAGCTGACCCATTATTAATCCCGGTTCCGTCATCAAGAAAtccaattttttattctgattcAGTATAAACATGCATGTTAATTACTTCTCGTAGCACTATGTCTTCATGTGTTTCTTGACTGATTTAGGACCCGTAAGTACCGTATAGTATTATCGTTGTTCAAGATGATCAACCAAAAGCAATAATAGCAAAGGCTGATGG
This is a stretch of genomic DNA from Populus alba chromosome 11, ASM523922v2, whole genome shotgun sequence. It encodes these proteins:
- the LOC118029429 gene encoding uncharacterized WD repeat-containing protein C2A9.03, whose protein sequence is MSHYQGDDAEYMEDEYEMEDVDDDMDEEFRAREMGSDSDIDEYDYLNNKVADTSAADARNGKDIQGIPWERLSITRDKYRQTRLEQYKNYENIPHSGEDSKKDCKITKKGGMYYEFRRNSRSVKSTILHFQLRNLVWATTKHDVYLMSHFSVIHWSSLTCSKADVLDVSGHVAPTEKHPGSLLEGFTQTQVSTLAVKDNLLVAGGFQGELICKHLDRPGVSFCSRTTYDDNAITNAVEIYDSPSGAVHFTASNNDCGVRDFDMEKYQLSKHFRFPWPVNHTSLSPDGKLLTIVGDNPDGMLVDSSSGKTVTSLSGHLDFSFASAWHPDGVTFATGNQDKTCRIWDVRNLSKSLAVLKGNLGAIRSIRYTSDGQYMAMAEPADFVHVYDVKNGYEKEQEIDFFGEISGVSFSPDTEALYIGVWDRTYGSLLEYGRCRNYSYLDSFV